One Streptomyces sp. BA2 DNA window includes the following coding sequences:
- a CDS encoding sensor histidine kinase — translation MNLALRRGLRPRLVVAFVLVAALSALITAALTFRQARSAILDRTQNGAVHDLRLQIDSLAPNLPADPTDTDLRAFVRQLDRASGSHGWHTAVSRNGGPLIGTARHVSSSLRDATKNGDTTFYERAEHADGPRLLIGMPISYTDRRKAAEEPSGLVAFAVLSLDGERADISALITAAWAGAVPVLAFAVVPALFAARRVLRPVRQLRTAAEKITSGALDTRLDVVGKDELAALTGTFNTMTAALEHNDAELRHMEANARRFAADVSHELRTPLAAMAAVTDALDEDARSGTLPPDTADAVLLISDETRKLTGMVEELMEISRFDAGAAVLHLDDVSLRTVLHKTLHLRGWREPDEVITELAEDDLRIRVDARRLDVVLANLIGNALRHGAAPVTVRATATQDSLVIDVADDGPGIPDEALPHIFDRFYKADAARARSEGSGLGLAIAMANVRLHHGTLTAANAPDGGAVFTITLPRTLRQEDQS, via the coding sequence ATGAACCTCGCATTGCGCCGCGGCCTGCGCCCGCGCCTGGTCGTCGCCTTCGTCCTCGTCGCCGCGCTCAGCGCGCTGATCACCGCCGCGCTGACCTTCCGACAGGCCCGCAGCGCGATCCTGGACCGCACCCAGAACGGCGCCGTCCACGATCTGCGCCTCCAGATCGACTCGCTCGCTCCCAACCTTCCTGCCGACCCCACCGACACGGACCTGCGCGCCTTCGTGCGCCAGCTGGACCGTGCCTCGGGCTCGCACGGCTGGCACACGGCCGTCTCCCGCAATGGCGGGCCGCTCATCGGCACCGCGCGTCACGTCAGCAGCTCCCTGCGCGACGCGACCAAGAACGGCGACACCACCTTCTACGAGCGTGCGGAGCACGCCGACGGCCCCCGACTGCTGATCGGCATGCCGATCAGCTACACCGACCGGCGCAAAGCAGCGGAAGAACCGTCGGGTCTTGTCGCCTTCGCCGTTCTGTCGCTGGACGGCGAACGGGCCGACATCTCCGCCCTGATCACCGCGGCCTGGGCAGGCGCCGTCCCGGTGCTCGCCTTCGCCGTCGTGCCCGCCTTGTTCGCGGCCCGCCGGGTGCTGCGGCCCGTACGGCAGCTGCGTACGGCCGCCGAGAAGATCACCTCGGGCGCCCTGGACACCCGCCTGGATGTCGTCGGCAAGGACGAACTCGCCGCGCTGACCGGCACGTTCAACACCATGACGGCCGCCCTGGAGCACAACGACGCCGAGCTGCGGCACATGGAGGCCAACGCCCGCCGGTTCGCCGCAGACGTCTCGCACGAACTGCGGACCCCGCTCGCCGCGATGGCCGCCGTCACCGACGCCCTCGACGAGGACGCCCGCTCCGGCACGCTGCCTCCGGACACAGCCGACGCGGTCCTCCTCATCAGCGACGAGACCCGCAAGCTGACCGGCATGGTCGAGGAGTTGATGGAGATCTCCCGCTTCGACGCGGGAGCGGCGGTGTTGCACCTGGACGACGTGAGTCTGCGCACCGTCCTCCACAAGACGCTTCACCTGCGCGGCTGGCGCGAGCCGGACGAGGTGATCACCGAGCTTGCCGAGGATGACCTGCGCATACGGGTCGACGCGCGGCGCCTCGACGTCGTCCTCGCCAACCTGATCGGCAACGCCCTGCGCCACGGCGCCGCCCCCGTCACGGTCCGGGCGACTGCCACGCAGGACTCCCTTGTGATCGACGTCGCCGACGACGGCCCCGGCATCCCCGACGAGGCCCTGCCGCATATCTTCGACCGCTTCTACAAGGCGGACGCCGCGCGGGCCCGCTCCGAGGGCAGCGGCCTCGGACTCGCCATCGCGATGGCGAACGTACGACTGCACCACGGAACCCTCACCGCCGCCAACGCCCCCGACGGCGGCGCGGTGTTCACCATCACACTCCCGCGCACGCTCCGGCAGGAGGACCAGTCATGA
- a CDS encoding fic family toxin-antitoxin system, toxin component, whose amino-acid sequence MILHIDESWILEAAQRAASRDPAVDDYGVPIAAVARHRGELMDHPVYDGPYARAAALVHTLGRCHWLEGSNLTVACAVAVMYLEASNIPVNPTREQLTALAHELRSPRCTVTRVAEFLRTWKP is encoded by the coding sequence GTGATCCTGCACATCGACGAGTCCTGGATCCTCGAGGCCGCTCAGCGCGCCGCCAGCCGCGATCCCGCCGTCGACGACTACGGCGTACCTATCGCCGCCGTCGCCCGCCACCGCGGTGAGCTGATGGACCACCCCGTCTACGACGGCCCTTACGCGCGCGCCGCGGCCCTGGTGCACACGCTGGGGCGCTGCCACTGGCTGGAAGGCTCGAACCTGACCGTGGCCTGCGCAGTCGCCGTCATGTATCTCGAGGCGAGCAACATCCCCGTCAATCCCACTCGCGAGCAACTCACCGCGCTCGCCCACGAACTCCGCAGCCCCCGCTGCACTGTCACCCGCGTCGCGGAGTTCCTGCGCACCTGGAAACCATGA
- a CDS encoding GerMN domain-containing protein — protein MKRQVTLVTVLGVLSAGCSIGSTGPVRAGAPASGLREPGSATHHAQLYFVSPHGIQAVAREVDTAATPQQALDLLLEGPDAAERARGLVTEVPPIHGRLVAQGAGGAVDVHLPMRVASMARDGLGLSQIICTAAYAEATNGTQLPDVDVRVYEEGYGTPWAVRCNAAGIVVPVPERVPSRGATRE, from the coding sequence ATGAAGCGCCAGGTCACCCTCGTAACCGTGCTGGGGGTACTTTCGGCAGGCTGCAGCATTGGCTCCACCGGCCCGGTCCGGGCCGGCGCCCCGGCGTCCGGCCTGCGCGAACCGGGATCCGCGACCCACCATGCCCAGCTCTACTTCGTCAGCCCGCACGGCATCCAAGCCGTCGCCCGCGAGGTCGACACCGCCGCAACGCCGCAACAGGCACTCGACCTGCTCCTCGAAGGCCCCGACGCCGCCGAACGCGCCCGCGGCCTGGTCACCGAGGTGCCCCCGATCCACGGGCGGCTGGTCGCGCAGGGCGCCGGCGGCGCCGTGGATGTGCACCTTCCGATGCGGGTGGCGAGCATGGCCCGCGACGGCCTCGGGCTCAGCCAGATCATCTGTACCGCGGCCTACGCCGAGGCGACCAACGGCACACAACTCCCCGACGTGGACGTACGGGTCTACGAGGAGGGCTACGGGACGCCGTGGGCCGTCCGCTGCAACGCGGCGGGAATCGTCGTTCCCGTGCCCGAACGTGTCCCGAGCCGGGGTGCCACAAGGGAGTGA
- a CDS encoding DUF6192 family protein: MGSPSRSGCPSILCARIGGWPRDGRRTSGSRGFPSRCTGSWASAPDAYELIQSPPVNERTGRSEWSGDAAKRAAGWASATPVTVEEKVEAIRDLAADETVAALAACDLLRRPDVAFRAMRDRQARELVNQAQYDQAELVEEEGEEDWWDAPDAEDGRDDSDPARIVRGFHRAMEFTDLIGVCQGFVAGASRLVPKLRGRELTESQLGLVTRQLEKIRATADWIETAVSTGRVDLDEALAELLRGQ; encoded by the coding sequence GTGGGTTCGCCGAGTCGATCGGGCTGTCCTTCCATACTGTGCGCACGTATCGGTGGGTGGCCGCGCGATGGCCGAAGGACCAGCGGCAGCAGGGGGTTCCCTTCGAGGTGCACCGGATCCTGGGCCTCGGCGCCGGACGCGTACGAGCTCATCCAGAGCCCGCCGGTCAACGAGCGGACGGGCCGCAGCGAGTGGAGCGGGGATGCGGCGAAACGGGCTGCGGGCTGGGCGAGCGCGACGCCGGTCACGGTGGAGGAGAAGGTCGAAGCCATCCGGGACCTCGCGGCCGATGAGACGGTGGCGGCCCTGGCGGCCTGCGATCTGCTGCGTCGGCCGGATGTCGCCTTCCGCGCGATGCGGGACCGGCAGGCCAGGGAACTGGTGAACCAGGCCCAGTACGATCAGGCCGAGCTTGTCGAAGAGGAGGGCGAGGAGGACTGGTGGGATGCGCCCGACGCCGAGGACGGCAGGGACGACAGTGATCCGGCCCGGATCGTGCGGGGCTTCCACCGGGCGATGGAGTTCACCGACTTGATCGGGGTCTGTCAGGGCTTTGTTGCCGGGGCGAGCCGGCTGGTGCCGAAGCTGCGGGGCCGGGAGCTCACCGAGTCGCAGCTTGGTCTCGTGACGCGGCAGTTGGAGAAAATCAGGGCGACGGCCGACTGGATCGAGACCGCGGTTTCCACGGGCAGGGTGGACCTGGACGAGGCCCTGGCCGAGTTGCTGCGGGGCCAGTAG
- a CDS encoding TerD family protein, whose amino-acid sequence MARVNVGGGRTTLSSGMGPFYASSALGSGRRTSTSRTTRSGSRPRSAAPSGEQLERARQQAERAQQEAERDAAIAHLREVRQQMTSVHLQSFSPVLPPVVPEPPQLGLPWALAEAKTFHLAGLGVFARAERTEAKRQAEQDAPGYLAAELSRLEGVHGELTTEAHQWWQSLLANDEVTVCETVNYAFSDNPAAGCAVGVNGSVMSVVMRQHDIDSLPDQAPGLTSGGRPTLKTLTKRDRTLWWLTSMGSNVIATLKEGFAVAPGINAIDLAVITRMPDTQRLGFVAYGRWTRPAIESGPWRQPEDSLRFLDIGQDVACAVATTASGNLSSTIKPLDISRLPGLQSLLDHAQDEAASVDSTLAGLDGDLRANVPATPDVPASDHYRIRTFAEWKTQASSTVQPPALGEPMPAVPTALTPGQNLTLPDEAWERLTIAFRFGGADADLSLFLTDAQSRVASDADFVFYNQPSAAQGAARLLGKQNDGAHTVERAAVHLTALPEHVQRMTIAINMDVDTGLTCGSLTHAELSMDCATATWTFQPSADPAIRAMVVAELYRHRSGNGRPVWKLRAVGQGWADGLDGLARAHGVDVG is encoded by the coding sequence ATGGCCAGGGTGAATGTGGGTGGTGGGCGGACCACACTCTCGTCCGGGATGGGCCCGTTCTACGCCTCCAGCGCTCTGGGCAGCGGGCGCCGCACCAGTACGAGTCGCACGACGCGCTCCGGCTCACGTCCGCGGTCCGCCGCGCCTTCGGGTGAGCAGCTGGAAAGGGCTCGCCAGCAGGCCGAGCGGGCCCAGCAGGAGGCGGAACGCGACGCGGCCATCGCGCACTTACGGGAGGTACGTCAGCAGATGACCAGCGTGCATCTGCAGTCCTTCTCCCCCGTGCTCCCACCGGTCGTGCCTGAGCCCCCACAACTCGGGTTGCCATGGGCCCTGGCCGAAGCGAAAACGTTCCACCTAGCAGGTCTCGGCGTGTTCGCGCGCGCTGAGCGCACGGAGGCGAAACGACAGGCAGAGCAGGATGCGCCGGGCTACCTGGCCGCTGAGCTCTCCAGGTTGGAGGGCGTCCACGGCGAGTTGACGACCGAAGCACATCAGTGGTGGCAGTCCCTCCTCGCGAACGACGAGGTGACCGTGTGCGAGACGGTCAACTATGCCTTCTCCGACAACCCCGCGGCAGGCTGTGCGGTCGGGGTTAACGGCTCCGTCATGTCGGTGGTGATGCGGCAGCACGACATCGACTCGCTGCCCGATCAGGCGCCGGGCCTCACCTCCGGCGGGCGCCCCACGCTGAAGACGCTGACCAAGCGGGACCGGACCCTTTGGTGGCTCACGTCCATGGGGTCCAACGTCATCGCCACGCTCAAGGAGGGCTTCGCAGTCGCCCCTGGGATCAACGCTATCGACCTTGCGGTGATCACTCGCATGCCGGACACCCAGCGGCTGGGGTTCGTGGCGTACGGCCGGTGGACCCGCCCGGCTATCGAGTCAGGTCCCTGGCGGCAACCCGAGGACTCACTGCGCTTCCTGGACATCGGCCAGGACGTCGCCTGCGCCGTCGCCACGACCGCCTCCGGAAACCTGTCGAGCACCATCAAGCCGCTGGACATCAGCCGGCTGCCCGGTCTGCAGAGCCTGCTCGACCATGCCCAGGACGAGGCCGCCTCGGTCGACTCCACGCTGGCCGGTCTGGACGGCGACCTGCGGGCCAACGTCCCCGCCACCCCCGATGTGCCTGCCTCGGACCACTACCGGATCCGTACGTTCGCCGAATGGAAGACCCAGGCATCCTCCACGGTCCAGCCGCCTGCGCTCGGCGAGCCCATGCCCGCTGTCCCGACGGCACTCACGCCAGGGCAGAACCTCACGCTGCCCGATGAGGCATGGGAAAGACTGACCATCGCGTTCAGGTTCGGCGGTGCAGATGCCGACCTCTCTCTGTTCCTCACCGACGCACAGAGCCGGGTCGCCTCCGACGCAGACTTCGTCTTCTACAACCAGCCGTCCGCCGCCCAAGGGGCCGCCAGGCTACTGGGCAAGCAGAACGATGGCGCGCACACCGTCGAACGCGCCGCCGTCCACCTCACAGCTCTACCCGAGCATGTCCAGCGGATGACGATCGCGATCAACATGGACGTCGACACCGGACTGACGTGCGGCTCCCTCACCCACGCTGAACTGTCCATGGACTGCGCCACGGCCACCTGGACCTTCCAGCCGTCAGCCGACCCCGCCATCCGCGCAATGGTCGTCGCGGAGCTCTACCGGCACAGATCCGGCAACGGCCGCCCAGTGTGGAAGCTCCGCGCAGTCGGACAGGGTTGGGCCGACGGACTCGACGGCTTGGCCCGTGCCCACGGAGTTGACGTGGGGTAG
- a CDS encoding IS5 family transposase, protein MICTTEVLAAPAVRPRHYPSDTTDAEWAVLESLLPPPACTLPTGGRPEVHPQRNIVDAIRYVNDNGCKGRSVPVDFGVPWRTVFGFFQRWRNSGVLARIHSELHRRVRLHDGLNPRTVTVILDSQSVKGAETVGAATRGFDAGKKINGRKRHPAVDMRSMPLKLMVAPATNRDDHPARDLLFRLRLAHPEVTVAWADSAYGGELVRWSKSFLGITLHTSPDARTRRASPSWRNGGGSSAPSAGSCEPAGTSATTSGSSPTAKPASPGP, encoded by the coding sequence ATGATCTGTACTACCGAGGTTCTGGCAGCTCCGGCTGTCCGGCCGCGCCACTACCCGAGCGACACCACGGATGCCGAATGGGCGGTCCTGGAGTCGCTACTGCCGCCGCCGGCCTGCACCCTCCCGACGGGCGGACGACCCGAGGTCCACCCGCAGCGCAACATCGTGGATGCCATTCGCTATGTCAACGACAACGGCTGCAAAGGGAGATCCGTCCCGGTCGACTTCGGTGTCCCCTGGCGGACCGTGTTCGGGTTCTTCCAGCGCTGGCGCAACAGCGGAGTCCTCGCCCGCATCCACAGCGAGCTCCACCGAAGAGTCCGCCTTCACGACGGGCTCAACCCCCGCACCGTCACGGTGATCCTGGACTCCCAGTCCGTCAAAGGAGCCGAAACGGTGGGCGCCGCCACCCGCGGCTTCGACGCCGGGAAGAAGATCAACGGCCGCAAGCGGCACCCGGCCGTCGACATGCGCAGCATGCCGCTGAAACTCATGGTCGCCCCCGCCACCAACCGCGACGACCACCCCGCCCGCGACCTCCTCTTCCGCCTCCGCCTCGCTCACCCCGAAGTCACCGTCGCCTGGGCCGACTCCGCCTACGGCGGCGAACTCGTGCGCTGGTCGAAATCCTTCCTCGGCATCACCCTCCACACGTCCCCCGACGCAAGGACCAGGAGGGCTTCGCCGTCCTGGCGAAACGGTGGCGGGTCGAGCGCGCCATCAGCTGGATCATGCGAGCCCGCAGGAACGTCCGCGACTACGAGCGGCTCATCTCCCACAGCCAAGCCCGCCTCACCTGGACCATGA